A region from the Chthonomonadales bacterium genome encodes:
- a CDS encoding competence/damage-inducible protein A: MRAEIVSVGTELLLGQIIDTNAARISRELAALGIAVYRRVTVGDNHDRLLAALREALAGNDLVITIGGLGPTMDDITREVLAEAIGDTLRFDEGIAGHLRAFFRSRNVPILESNLRQAWVPEHGRSLPNPNGTAPGLLFEQGGRIGIALPGPPGEFVPMMRDHVLPFLRERTGGRGAIRSRVLRVCGMGESAVEDRVKDLLCGDNPTVAPYAKTGEVHLRVTARADDPAEAGRLVEDRVAELCRRLGDLVYAYDDEPLEAVVVRLLSERGLTVAAAESCTGGLLSARLTDVPGSSRVFPGSVVTYANTAKTGLAGVDATLIEKHGAVSAEVAAAMAGGARQRFAADLGIGITGVAGPDGGTETRPVGLVYVALSAADGMAVERNQFLGERGDVRRRSTQAALVMVRDRLLHQGTPAATDG; this comes from the coding sequence TTGCGGGCTGAGATCGTCTCTGTGGGCACCGAGTTGCTGCTCGGCCAGATCATCGACACCAACGCGGCGAGGATCAGCCGCGAGCTCGCCGCGCTCGGCATCGCCGTCTACCGCCGCGTCACGGTGGGCGACAACCACGACCGGCTGCTTGCGGCCCTGCGCGAGGCCCTGGCCGGCAACGACCTGGTCATCACCATCGGTGGGCTCGGTCCCACCATGGACGACATTACCCGCGAGGTGCTCGCCGAGGCCATCGGCGACACGCTGCGCTTCGACGAGGGGATCGCCGGCCATCTGCGCGCCTTCTTCCGCAGCCGCAACGTGCCGATCCTGGAGAGCAACCTGCGGCAGGCCTGGGTGCCGGAGCACGGCCGGTCGCTGCCGAACCCCAATGGCACGGCGCCGGGCCTGCTCTTCGAGCAGGGCGGCCGGATAGGCATCGCGCTGCCGGGCCCGCCCGGTGAGTTCGTGCCGATGATGCGTGACCACGTGCTGCCCTTCCTCCGCGAGCGAACCGGGGGCCGGGGCGCCATTCGCTCGCGCGTACTGCGTGTCTGCGGGATGGGCGAATCGGCGGTCGAGGACCGCGTGAAGGACCTTCTGTGCGGCGACAACCCCACGGTGGCGCCCTACGCCAAGACCGGCGAGGTGCATCTGCGCGTGACGGCGCGCGCCGACGACCCTGCGGAGGCCGGCCGGCTCGTGGAGGACCGCGTGGCGGAACTGTGTCGGCGCCTGGGCGATCTGGTCTATGCCTACGACGACGAGCCGCTGGAGGCCGTCGTGGTCCGTCTGCTCTCGGAGCGCGGGCTCACGGTTGCCGCCGCGGAGTCGTGCACGGGCGGCCTGCTCTCGGCCCGGCTTACCGACGTGCCGGGCAGCTCACGGGTGTTCCCGGGCAGCGTCGTCACCTACGCGAACACGGCCAAGACCGGACTTGCCGGCGTGGATGCCACGCTGATCGAGAAGCACGGCGCGGTAAGCGCCGAGGTCGCCGCGGCGATGGCCGGCGGCGCGCGCCAGCGGTTCGCGGCGGACCTTGGCATCGGCATCACCGGCGTGGCGGGCCCGGACGGCGGCACCGAAACCAGGCCGGTCGGCCTCGTCTACGTCGCCTTGAGCGCCGCGGATGGCATGGCGGTCGAGCGCAACCAGTTCCTGGGGGAGCGCGGCGACGTGCGCCGCCGATCGACGCAGGCGGCGCTGGTGATGGTTCGCGACCGCCTGTTGCACCAGGGGACCCCGGCGGCGACCGATGGGTGA